From Pseudarthrobacter equi, a single genomic window includes:
- the hisC gene encoding histidinol-phosphate transaminase, whose protein sequence is MTSDQLVAVPETALPALRGAVTGLPSYVPGRRSLGADIAALASNESHYEPLPAATAAVAEAAGRMNRYPDMAAVELRERIARHLGVTAAEVAVGPGSVGVLQQIITGLCDAGDEVVFAWRSFEAYPILVELAGARPVRVPLDHAEGHDLEAMAAAVTDRTKVVLLCTPNNPTGVPIGHDRLQAFLQAVPSSVLVVIDEAYVEYADAGSGPDSLALYRRYPNVCILRTFSKAYGLAGLRVGYAITTAAIAEGLRRTALPFGVSALAQKAAIASLDAGEEMESRVSAVKQERARMAAELEAQGWKLQPSQGNFLWIRAHEQLLATLVDAFNAAGIMVRAYQGDGVRITVADPASNNRVLRLLAANAS, encoded by the coding sequence GTGACCGGCCTTCCGTCCTACGTTCCCGGCCGGCGCAGCCTTGGCGCGGACATCGCCGCCCTCGCCAGCAACGAAAGCCATTACGAGCCCCTTCCCGCGGCCACGGCTGCGGTGGCCGAGGCGGCCGGCCGGATGAACCGCTACCCGGACATGGCCGCCGTCGAACTCCGCGAACGTATTGCCCGGCACCTGGGCGTCACCGCCGCGGAGGTGGCGGTGGGGCCCGGCAGCGTGGGCGTCCTCCAGCAGATCATCACCGGACTGTGCGACGCCGGGGACGAGGTGGTGTTCGCGTGGCGCTCCTTCGAGGCCTACCCCATCCTGGTGGAGCTGGCAGGTGCCCGGCCGGTCCGCGTTCCACTGGACCATGCTGAGGGCCACGACCTCGAGGCCATGGCCGCTGCCGTCACCGACCGCACCAAGGTGGTCCTGCTCTGCACCCCCAACAATCCCACCGGTGTGCCGATCGGCCATGACCGCCTTCAGGCCTTCCTGCAGGCCGTGCCGTCTAGCGTCCTGGTGGTGATCGACGAAGCGTACGTGGAATACGCCGACGCCGGCAGCGGCCCCGATTCCCTGGCGCTCTACCGCCGGTACCCGAACGTCTGCATCCTGCGCACCTTCTCGAAGGCCTACGGGCTCGCCGGGCTGCGCGTCGGGTACGCCATTACGACGGCGGCAATCGCCGAAGGCTTGCGCCGCACAGCCCTGCCGTTCGGTGTGAGCGCGCTGGCGCAGAAGGCGGCCATCGCGTCGCTGGACGCGGGGGAGGAGATGGAATCTCGCGTTTCCGCCGTGAAGCAGGAGCGCGCCCGGATGGCTGCTGAGCTGGAAGCCCAGGGCTGGAAGCTCCAGCCAAGCCAGGGCAACTTTCTGTGGATCCGCGCCCACGAGCAGCTGCTGGCAACGCTGGTGGACGCCTTCAATGCCGCGGGCATCATGGTCCGCGCGTACCAGGGCGACGGCGTGCGGATCACCGTGGCCGACCCCGCCTCCAACAACCGCGTGCTCCGGCTACTCGCAGCCAACGCATCCTGA
- a CDS encoding amino acid permease — MEQQTKTSARPLGAALKPRQLTMMGLGSAIGAGLFIGSGAGIQAAGPAVLISYLVAGTLIILVMWALGEMAAANPDSGAFSVYTAKAYGPVAGATVGWLWWIQLVVVIAAEALGAAGLLATIFPALPVWLMALVFIVVLTAVNLTSVKNFGEFEFWFALLKVAAIVGFLLVGFALLFGLIPGVQSPGLSNFMGEGFAVNGFSGIATALFVVAFAFGGTEIVSVAAAETSEPARSVKKAVRTVLWRILVFYIGAIFVIAAVVPVGSEGLKSPFAAVLDAAGMPGAATAITLVAVAALLSALNANLYGASRMAFSLAERGEAPRWLASVSKARVPVVAVLASVAFGVVTVVLELAFPEMVLPVLLNIVGSTCLLVWTSALLAQLALRLRADREGTDLPLRMPGFPWLTSLGLVILAAIFTVGFIGEDSRPQLLSTFGLVAVIAVACWMNDKKRDTVPSIGSSDADKQPLLVDESAASSRR, encoded by the coding sequence ATGGAACAACAGACAAAGACGTCTGCCCGCCCACTCGGCGCGGCCCTCAAACCCCGGCAGCTCACGATGATGGGCTTGGGCAGCGCCATCGGCGCGGGCCTGTTCATCGGCTCGGGCGCGGGCATCCAGGCCGCTGGCCCGGCGGTGCTGATCTCCTACCTCGTGGCCGGCACCCTCATCATCCTGGTGATGTGGGCGCTCGGCGAGATGGCCGCCGCCAACCCGGACAGCGGCGCCTTCTCCGTCTACACCGCCAAGGCCTACGGGCCGGTGGCCGGTGCCACCGTGGGCTGGCTGTGGTGGATCCAGCTCGTGGTGGTCATTGCGGCTGAGGCCCTCGGCGCGGCGGGCCTGCTGGCCACGATCTTCCCGGCGCTGCCGGTGTGGCTGATGGCCTTGGTGTTCATCGTGGTGCTGACTGCGGTGAACCTGACCAGCGTGAAGAACTTCGGCGAGTTCGAGTTCTGGTTCGCCCTCCTCAAGGTCGCGGCGATCGTCGGGTTCCTGCTGGTGGGCTTTGCGCTGCTGTTTGGCTTGATTCCGGGCGTGCAGTCGCCAGGCCTGTCCAACTTCATGGGGGAGGGCTTCGCGGTCAACGGGTTCAGCGGGATTGCGACGGCGCTGTTTGTGGTGGCGTTCGCTTTCGGCGGCACCGAGATCGTGTCCGTGGCCGCAGCCGAGACCTCGGAGCCGGCCCGCAGTGTGAAGAAGGCAGTGCGCACGGTGCTGTGGCGCATCCTGGTGTTCTACATCGGTGCCATCTTCGTGATCGCTGCCGTTGTTCCCGTGGGGTCTGAGGGGCTGAAGAGCCCGTTCGCCGCCGTGCTGGATGCCGCCGGCATGCCCGGCGCGGCAACTGCCATCACCTTGGTTGCGGTCGCGGCACTGCTCTCTGCCCTCAATGCCAACCTCTACGGCGCTTCCCGGATGGCGTTCTCGCTGGCTGAGCGGGGCGAAGCGCCGCGGTGGCTTGCTTCGGTGTCCAAGGCTCGGGTTCCGGTGGTCGCGGTCCTGGCCAGCGTCGCTTTCGGCGTTGTCACGGTGGTGCTGGAGCTGGCCTTCCCCGAGATGGTGCTTCCAGTCCTGCTCAACATCGTGGGCTCGACCTGCCTGCTGGTGTGGACCTCCGCGCTCCTGGCCCAGCTCGCACTGCGTCTCCGTGCCGACCGGGAGGGAACGGACCTTCCCCTGCGTATGCCCGGTTTCCCGTGGCTCACTTCGCTTGGGCTGGTCATCCTTGCCGCTATCTTCACGGTGGGCTTCATCGGCGAGGATTCCCGTCCCCAACTCCTAAGCACCTTCGGGCTTGTGGCGGTTATCGCAGTGGCGTGCTGGATGAACGACAAGAAGCGCGATACAGTGCCGAGCATCGGATCTTCCGACGCTGACAAGCAGCCGTTGCTCGTCGATGAATCAGCCGCTTCATCCCGACGTTAG
- a CDS encoding HNH endonuclease — protein MANRTKPTDRERFYAKTVRVGSGCLIWTGYKTERGYGQFSLYGKNMGAHRAAWILEHGELLTAGQILLHSCDTPSCVEVAHLRVGTHEENMADVRAHGRHNMALGENHYLARFTDAEVERIRSMAKDGLLQRDIAAIMNCSRSYVGLVANGKVRTKPTARPSLYHDKEGQDAKAKARRTRLLEITSVVHPDDQIEGEEWRETPYPGYWASSLGRVRGRSKAILTPILMGDYYVVDCGMKEGTKTRNRKGVHVLVCEAWHGTRPAGKHAAHINGDAFDNRPSNLRWATPLENGNDRVRHGTTMVGSRNPAAKLTDASVREIRRRLAVGGNTIRALAKEYGVHPSAISQLRDNKTWRHVT, from the coding sequence GTGGCAAACAGAACGAAACCCACGGACCGGGAACGGTTCTACGCTAAAACCGTTCGCGTAGGCAGCGGATGCCTAATTTGGACAGGATATAAGACGGAGCGCGGGTACGGGCAGTTCTCCCTCTATGGGAAGAACATGGGCGCGCACCGGGCCGCCTGGATCCTGGAGCATGGGGAGCTCCTGACAGCGGGCCAGATTCTGCTGCACTCCTGCGATACCCCGTCCTGCGTGGAAGTCGCACACCTGCGGGTGGGCACGCACGAAGAGAACATGGCGGACGTCCGTGCCCACGGGCGCCACAATATGGCACTGGGGGAAAACCACTACCTGGCCCGATTCACTGATGCAGAGGTGGAGCGTATCCGGTCAATGGCCAAGGACGGCCTGTTGCAGCGGGATATTGCGGCAATCATGAACTGCAGTCGCAGCTACGTCGGCCTTGTGGCCAATGGCAAGGTTCGGACCAAGCCCACAGCCAGGCCGTCCCTCTATCACGATAAGGAGGGGCAGGACGCAAAGGCCAAGGCTCGGCGGACCAGACTCCTGGAGATTACCTCTGTAGTTCATCCCGATGACCAGATCGAGGGTGAGGAGTGGAGGGAAACGCCATACCCGGGCTACTGGGCCAGCTCCTTAGGAAGAGTGCGGGGCAGGAGCAAGGCCATACTTACCCCCATCCTCATGGGAGATTACTACGTCGTGGACTGCGGAATGAAGGAGGGTACCAAGACGAGGAACCGTAAGGGCGTACACGTACTGGTCTGCGAGGCGTGGCACGGCACCCGCCCTGCCGGAAAGCATGCTGCCCACATCAACGGCGATGCTTTCGACAACCGGCCCAGCAATCTGCGCTGGGCTACGCCACTAGAAAACGGAAACGACCGTGTCCGCCACGGAACAACTATGGTCGGCAGCCGCAACCCCGCAGCTAAGCTGACGGATGCAAGCGTCCGGGAAATCCGACGCCGACTGGCCGTAGGAGGAAACACCATAAGGGCCTTAGCGAAGGAGTACGGCGTGCACCCCTCGGCTATCAGCCAGCTGCGCGACAACAAGACATGGCGACATGTGACCTGA